One genomic region from Jilunia laotingensis encodes:
- a CDS encoding response regulator produces the protein MENGEGVQEIVDFRPLILVAEDDDSNFKLIKAIIGKKCDILWARNGEEIVNLYHENKGKAHAILMDIKMPIMTGLEATKIIREEDTEIPIIMQTAYAFSADKENAMRCGASEVLVKPITLSILRNCLSKYFPQLKW, from the coding sequence ATGGAGAACGGAGAAGGAGTACAAGAGATAGTAGATTTCCGGCCACTGATCCTTGTGGCTGAGGATGATGATAGCAATTTCAAGCTGATCAAGGCCATCATAGGTAAGAAGTGTGATATCCTGTGGGCGCGTAACGGGGAGGAAATCGTAAATCTGTATCATGAGAACAAGGGAAAAGCACATGCTATCCTTATGGATATCAAAATGCCGATAATGACCGGTCTGGAAGCGACTAAGATTATCAGAGAAGAAGATACCGAAATACCTATCATCATGCAGACCGCTTACGCATTCAGTGCGGACAAGGAAAATGCGATGCGATGTGGTGCATCCGAAGTATTGGTTAAGCCGATCACTCTGAGCATCTTGAGAAATTGTTTATCGAAATATTTCCCGCAACTGAAGTGGTGA
- a CDS encoding ABC-F family ATP-binding cassette domain-containing protein, with amino-acid sequence MISVDGLAVEFGGTTLFSDISFVINEKDRIALMGKNGAGKSTLLKILAGARQPTRGKISAPKECVIAYLPQHLMTEDGRTVFEEAAQAFAHLHEMEAEIERLNKELETRTDYESDSYMELIENVSALSEKFYSIDATNYEEDVEKSLLGLGFKREDFNRQTSDFSGGWRMRIELAKLLLQKPDVLLLDEPTNHLDIESIQWLEDFLINNGKAVIVISHDRKFVDNITTRTIEVTMGRIYDYKVNYSQYLQLRQERRIQQQKAFDEQQKFIAETKEFIERFKGTYSKTLQVQSRVKMLEKLELLEVDEEDTSALRLKFPPSPRSGSYPVIMDNVGKSYGDHVVFKNASLTVERGDKVAFVGKNGEGKSTLVKCIMNEIDHEGTLTLGHNVQIGYFAQNQASLLDENLTVFQTIDDVAKGEIRNKIRDLLGAFMFGGPEESMKKVKVLSGGERTRLAMIKLLLEPVNLLILDEPTNHLDLKTKDILKQALIDFDGTLIVVSHDRDFLDGLVTKVYEFGNQKVKEHLCGIYEFLEKKKMDSLQELEKK; translated from the coding sequence ATGATTTCAGTAGACGGACTTGCCGTAGAATTCGGCGGAACCACCTTATTTAGTGATATTTCTTTTGTAATTAACGAAAAAGACCGCATCGCCCTGATGGGGAAAAACGGTGCCGGGAAAAGTACGCTGCTCAAAATACTGGCCGGGGCACGCCAGCCGACACGCGGTAAGATCTCCGCCCCCAAAGAGTGCGTCATCGCCTATCTGCCCCAGCATCTGATGACGGAAGACGGCAGGACGGTTTTTGAAGAAGCCGCGCAAGCTTTCGCACATCTGCATGAGATGGAGGCTGAGATAGAACGATTGAACAAAGAACTCGAGACACGTACGGACTATGAAAGCGACAGTTATATGGAGCTGATCGAGAACGTATCTGCATTGAGCGAAAAGTTTTATTCGATCGATGCCACCAATTACGAAGAAGATGTGGAAAAGTCATTGCTGGGCCTTGGATTCAAACGAGAAGACTTCAACCGGCAAACGAGCGACTTCAGCGGAGGCTGGCGGATGCGTATCGAATTGGCTAAACTGTTGCTACAGAAGCCGGACGTGCTTTTGCTGGACGAGCCTACCAATCATCTGGACATCGAATCCATCCAATGGCTGGAAGATTTTCTTATCAATAATGGCAAGGCGGTGATCGTCATCAGCCACGACCGGAAATTCGTAGACAACATCACCACGCGCACCATCGAAGTGACCATGGGACGAATCTATGACTATAAAGTAAACTATTCCCAATATCTGCAACTGCGTCAGGAGCGGCGTATCCAACAACAAAAGGCTTTCGACGAACAGCAGAAATTCATTGCCGAGACCAAAGAGTTCATCGAACGTTTCAAGGGAACCTACTCTAAAACGCTGCAAGTGCAGAGCCGTGTGAAAATGCTGGAGAAGTTGGAATTGCTGGAGGTGGACGAAGAAGACACTTCCGCTTTGAGGTTGAAGTTCCCTCCTTCACCGCGTTCGGGCAGTTATCCGGTCATTATGGATAATGTAGGAAAGAGTTACGGTGACCATGTAGTGTTCAAAAATGCATCGTTGACGGTTGAACGTGGAGATAAGGTAGCTTTTGTCGGCAAGAACGGAGAAGGTAAATCTACTTTGGTGAAATGCATCATGAATGAGATCGACCATGAAGGTACTCTGACTTTGGGACACAATGTCCAGATCGGTTATTTTGCTCAGAACCAGGCTTCTCTGCTGGACGAAAACCTGACCGTTTTCCAGACCATCGACGATGTAGCGAAAGGTGAAATACGAAATAAGATTCGCGACCTGCTGGGTGCTTTCATGTTCGGAGGCCCGGAAGAGTCGATGAAAAAGGTGAAAGTGCTTTCCGGTGGCGAACGAACCCGTTTGGCAATGATCAAACTATTGCTCGAACCGGTCAACCTGCTGATTCTCGACGAGCCTACCAACCATCTGGACTTAAAAACAAAAGATATCCTGAAACAGGCATTAATCGATTTTGACGGCACACTGATCGTGGTGTCGCACGACCGTGACTTCCTTGACGGACTGGTAACAAAGGTGTATGAATTCGGAAACCAAAAGGTGAAAGAACATCTGTGCGGAATATACGAATTCCTCGAGAAAAAGAAAATGGATTCTCTGCAAGAGTTGGAAAAGAAGTAA
- a CDS encoding DUF6769 family protein, with protein sequence MRNKWYIICLLFFVSIIMLAVPIIPHHHHANGLICMKHDVKPEAQCPAHNHHQHSDSCCDSECLTRFSSPAPTMQSDFSPHYVFIDTLFADLLIDHLLRPLEKQLNNEYVYRESLHGTNITRAFALRGPPSHTYSA encoded by the coding sequence ATGAGGAACAAGTGGTACATAATTTGCCTTTTATTCTTCGTCAGCATCATCATGCTGGCCGTGCCAATCATTCCCCATCACCATCATGCAAACGGGCTGATCTGTATGAAGCATGATGTCAAGCCGGAGGCGCAATGTCCGGCGCACAACCATCACCAGCACAGTGATTCCTGTTGCGACAGCGAATGCCTGACACGCTTCAGTTCGCCTGCGCCTACGATGCAAAGCGATTTCAGTCCACATTACGTATTCATAGATACGCTGTTTGCCGATCTACTCATTGATCATCTGCTCCGCCCCTTGGAGAAACAGCTCAATAACGAATACGTCTACCGAGAATCCCTCCACGGCACGAACATCACCCGTGCCTTTGCTCTGCGTGGGCCTCCCTCACACACATATTCAGCTTAA
- a CDS encoding inorganic phosphate transporter: METIYLCIVIFLFALAIFDLMVGVSNDAVNFLNSAIGAKAASFKTVLFIAAIGIMIGASLSNGMMEIARNGIYQPEHFYFAEIMCILLAVMLTDVVLLDVFNSMGMPTSTTVSMVFELLGGTFALALIKVHNNDDLGLGNLINTDKALSVIMAIFVSVAIAFFFGMVVQWLARIIFTFNYKKHIKYSIGLFGGIAATAIIYFMLIKGLKDSSFMTAENKQWLQDNTLMLVGCFFVFFTILMQILHWLKINVFKVVVLLGTFALALAFAGNDLVNFIGVPLAGYSSFTDYMANGTGAGANGFLMTSLLGPAKTPWYFLVAAGAVMVYALCTSKKAHNVIKTSVDLSRQDEGEESFGSTPIARTLVRISMTLANGISKLIPDNAKKWIDTRFRKDEAIIADGAAFDLVRASVNLVLAGLLIALGTSLKLPLSTTYVTFMVAMGTSLADRAWGRDSAVYRITGVLSVIGGWFLTAGAAFTICFFVAMIIHFGGSVAIVILIGLAAFSLIRSQIMFKKKKEKEKGNETLKQLMKASDSEEALQLMRKHTREELTKVLEYVENNFELTVTSFLHENLRGLRRAMGSTKFEKQLIKQMKRTGTVAMCKLDNNTVLEKGLYYYQGNDFASELVYSTARLCEPCLEHIDNNFNSLDAIQKGEFGDVAEDITYLIRKCRTKLEANDYNNFEEEIRRANDLNAQLSHLKRQELQRIQSQSGSVRVSMIYLTMVQEAQNVVTYTINLMKVSRKFQMEG; encoded by the coding sequence ATGGAGACAATTTATCTTTGCATCGTCATCTTTTTATTTGCGCTCGCCATATTCGACCTCATGGTCGGAGTCAGTAACGACGCTGTCAATTTTCTGAACTCCGCTATCGGAGCCAAAGCCGCTTCCTTCAAAACAGTGCTGTTCATAGCCGCTATCGGTATTATGATCGGTGCATCCCTGTCCAACGGGATGATGGAAATCGCCCGTAACGGCATTTATCAACCGGAGCATTTCTACTTTGCCGAGATCATGTGCATATTACTTGCCGTGATGCTGACAGATGTTGTCTTGCTCGATGTATTCAATTCGATGGGAATGCCGACTTCCACCACCGTTTCGATGGTATTCGAATTATTGGGAGGTACGTTCGCCTTGGCTCTCATCAAAGTACATAATAATGATGACCTCGGATTGGGGAACCTCATCAACACGGACAAAGCACTTTCCGTCATTATGGCCATATTCGTTTCTGTCGCCATCGCTTTCTTCTTCGGTATGGTAGTACAATGGCTGGCACGTATCATATTCACTTTCAATTATAAGAAGCACATAAAATACAGTATCGGCCTGTTCGGTGGCATCGCAGCCACAGCCATCATCTATTTTATGCTCATCAAAGGGTTGAAAGACAGTTCATTCATGACAGCCGAGAACAAGCAATGGTTACAGGATAATACCTTGATGCTGGTTGGATGCTTCTTTGTCTTCTTCACAATATTAATGCAAATACTCCATTGGCTAAAGATAAATGTATTCAAAGTAGTCGTATTATTAGGCACCTTCGCACTGGCACTGGCATTTGCTGGTAATGACCTTGTGAACTTTATAGGTGTCCCCCTCGCTGGATATTCTTCTTTTACGGATTATATGGCAAACGGAACGGGAGCCGGTGCAAACGGATTCTTGATGACTTCCCTCTTAGGCCCTGCTAAAACTCCGTGGTATTTCTTGGTCGCTGCGGGTGCGGTCATGGTCTATGCGCTTTGCACGTCGAAAAAGGCTCATAACGTCATCAAAACATCCGTCGATCTGTCCCGCCAGGACGAAGGAGAAGAGAGCTTCGGCAGTACCCCTATTGCCCGCACATTGGTACGCATCAGCATGACATTGGCAAACGGCATCTCCAAACTTATTCCCGACAATGCGAAAAAATGGATCGACACACGATTCCGCAAAGATGAAGCCATCATTGCCGATGGCGCAGCTTTCGACCTCGTACGGGCATCGGTCAATCTGGTATTGGCAGGTCTGCTCATCGCTTTGGGTACCTCACTGAAACTGCCGCTTTCGACCACGTACGTTACGTTCATGGTGGCCATGGGTACTTCCCTAGCCGACCGTGCTTGGGGACGTGACTCCGCAGTCTACCGCATCACAGGCGTCCTCAGCGTTATCGGTGGATGGTTCCTCACCGCTGGAGCAGCCTTCACCATCTGTTTCTTCGTTGCCATGATTATCCATTTTGGCGGCTCGGTAGCCATCGTCATACTCATAGGGCTGGCAGCCTTCTCACTCATCCGCAGCCAGATCATGTTCAAGAAGAAAAAAGAAAAGGAAAAAGGGAATGAGACTTTGAAGCAGCTTATGAAAGCTTCCGACAGCGAAGAAGCTCTGCAACTGATGCGCAAGCATACCCGCGAGGAACTGACCAAAGTGCTGGAATATGTAGAAAATAACTTCGAGTTGACAGTCACTTCATTCTTACACGAGAATTTACGCGGACTGCGCCGTGCCATGGGGTCTACCAAGTTCGAGAAACAGCTCATCAAGCAGATGAAGCGTACGGGAACGGTAGCCATGTGCAAGCTCGACAACAACACCGTACTCGAAAAAGGGCTTTATTACTATCAAGGCAACGATTTTGCCAGTGAACTGGTCTACAGTACCGCCCGTCTTTGCGAACCTTGTCTGGAGCATATCGACAATAATTTCAATTCCCTCGACGCGATCCAAAAAGGTGAATTCGGAGACGTAGCGGAAGATATAACTTACTTGATTCGCAAATGCCGCACCAAGTTGGAGGCAAATGATTACAACAATTTCGAAGAGGAAATACGCCGTGCCAATGATCTCAATGCACAACTCTCTCACCTGAAACGTCAGGAATTGCAGCGCATTCAAAGTCAGTCGGGCAGTGTGAGGGTAAGTATGATCTACCTGACCATGGTTCAGGAGGCGCAAAACGTAGTGACCTACACGATCAACTTGATGAAAGTGAGCCGCAAATTCCAAATGGAAGGTTGA
- a CDS encoding efflux RND transporter periplasmic adaptor subunit — MKKFIFMGVLGLFILGSCNSKSAHDHEGHDHGTETHEHEGHDHEGHDHGSECNGHDGENKEKQGGTEGHSDEIILPKAKAEAAGVKVSVIEPGTFEQVIKTSGQVMAAQGDESVAVATVAGVVSFHGNVTEGMSVGKGTTLLTISSSNIADGDPVQRARIAYEISKKEYERMKALVKNKIVSDKDFAQAEQNYENARISYEALAKGHTKGGQAIASPIGGFVKNILVKEGDYVTIGQPLVSVTQNRRLFLRAEVSEKYYPYLRSIGSANFKTPYDNKVYELKELHGRLLSTGKSAGDNSFYVPVTFEFDNKGDIIPGSFVEIYLLSSPMENVISLPRTALTEEQGLFFVYLQLDEEGYKKQEVTLGADNGKNVQILSGVKAGDAVVTSGAYQVKLASASNAIPAHSHEH, encoded by the coding sequence ATGAAGAAATTTATCTTTATGGGAGTTCTGGGACTGTTTATTCTCGGCTCCTGCAACAGTAAATCAGCCCATGACCATGAAGGACATGATCATGGCACGGAGACTCACGAACACGAAGGACACGATCACGAAGGACATGATCATGGCAGCGAATGTAACGGCCATGACGGTGAAAACAAGGAGAAACAAGGAGGCACGGAAGGGCACAGTGACGAAATCATACTGCCGAAAGCTAAAGCTGAAGCAGCAGGGGTGAAAGTCAGCGTGATCGAACCGGGTACCTTCGAACAAGTAATAAAAACCAGCGGACAAGTGATGGCGGCACAGGGTGATGAAAGTGTGGCCGTAGCTACCGTAGCCGGTGTGGTAAGCTTTCACGGGAACGTGACAGAGGGCATGAGCGTCGGTAAAGGCACTACCCTGCTCACCATTTCCTCTAGCAATATTGCCGATGGCGATCCGGTACAACGCGCCCGCATCGCTTACGAAATATCGAAAAAAGAATACGAGCGTATGAAAGCCTTAGTAAAGAACAAGATCGTATCGGATAAGGATTTCGCACAGGCCGAACAGAACTACGAAAACGCCCGAATCAGCTACGAGGCGCTTGCCAAAGGCCATACCAAAGGAGGGCAAGCCATTGCCTCTCCGATCGGGGGATTCGTAAAGAACATCTTAGTGAAAGAGGGCGATTATGTCACCATCGGCCAACCGCTGGTCAGCGTCACTCAGAACCGCCGCCTTTTCCTGCGGGCAGAAGTTTCCGAAAAGTATTATCCTTACTTGCGTAGCATCGGATCGGCAAATTTCAAAACTCCCTATGACAATAAGGTGTACGAGCTGAAGGAGTTGCACGGACGTTTGCTTTCCACAGGAAAATCAGCGGGAGACAATTCATTCTACGTGCCGGTTACATTCGAATTTGACAATAAGGGAGACATCATCCCCGGCTCATTTGTAGAAATATACCTCCTGTCCTCCCCTATGGAGAACGTCATCTCCCTGCCGCGCACGGCTTTGACGGAGGAGCAAGGACTGTTCTTTGTCTATCTGCAATTGGATGAAGAGGGATACAAGAAGCAGGAAGTAACCTTGGGTGCCGACAACGGTAAAAACGTACAGATACTCTCCGGAGTGAAAGCAGGCGATGCGGTAGTCACCAGCGGTGCCTACCAAGTAAAGCTGGCTTCGGCAAGCAATGCGATACCGGCACATAGTCATGAACACTAA
- a CDS encoding efflux RND transporter permease subunit, with translation MLNKIIHFSLQNRILVLVASVLLLIGGTYTAMNTEVDVFPDLNAPTVVIMTEANGMAAEEVEQLVTFPVETSVNGATGVRRVRSSSTNGFSVVWVEFDWGTDVYLARQIVSEKLAVVNESLPSNVGKPTLGPQSSILGEMLIIGLTADSTSMLDLRTIADWTIRPRLLSTGGVAQVAVLGGDLKEYQIQLDPERMRHYGVSMGEVMAVTQDMNLNANGGVLYEYGNEYIVRGVLSTDKVDQLGNAAVKSINGVPVLLEDIADVAIGPKAPKLGTASERGKPAVLMTVTKQPATSTLDLTAQLEAALQDLQKNLPADVKVSTDIFRQSRFIESSIGNVKKSLFEGGIFVVIVLFLFLANVRTTIISLVTLPISLIVSILTLHYMGMTINTMSLGGMAIAIGSLVDDAIVDVENVYKRLRENRLKPDSERLSVIEVVFNASKEVRMPILNSTLIIVVSFVPLFFLTGMEGRMLVPLGIAFIVALFASTVVALTLTPVLCSYLLKGKKTENSSSGKNGEAPVARWLKGIYSKTLVWVIRHKRITLGGTIALFIVALGFFFTLGRSFLPPFNEGSFTINISSLPGISLEESDKMGHRAEMLLLSIPEIQTVARKTGRAELDEHALGVNTSEIEAPFQLKDRSRSELVAEVREKLGTITGANIEIGQPISHRIDAMLSGTKANIAIKLFGDDLNRMFTLGNEIKEAIEGIPGIADLNVEQQIERPQLKITPKREMLAKYGITLPQFSEYINVALAGEVISQVYEKGKAFDLIVKVKDSFRDEAEKIRNLMVDTSDGKKVPLSYVAEVVSAMGPNTISRENVKRKIVISANVADRDLRSVVNDIQEKIDSSVKLPEGYHIEYGGQFESEQAASRTLALTSFMSIIVIFLLLYHEFRSVKESAVILINLPLALIGGVFALVVTTGEVSIPAIIGFISLFGIATRNGMLLISHYNHLQQEEGLNVYDSVIQGSLDRLNPILMTALSSAMALIPLSLSGDLPGNEIQSPMAKVILGGLLTSTFLNGFIIPIVYLMMHPRDLPLSAEESTPSDE, from the coding sequence ATGTTAAACAAAATCATACATTTCTCACTTCAGAACCGCATTCTGGTGCTTGTGGCATCAGTGCTGTTACTGATCGGCGGAACTTATACCGCCATGAATACGGAAGTGGACGTTTTCCCTGACCTCAACGCGCCTACGGTAGTTATCATGACCGAAGCCAACGGCATGGCGGCCGAGGAAGTGGAACAATTGGTCACTTTCCCCGTAGAGACTTCTGTAAACGGTGCTACGGGAGTACGCCGCGTACGTTCGTCTTCCACCAACGGATTTTCCGTTGTCTGGGTAGAATTCGATTGGGGGACAGATGTTTATCTGGCTCGGCAAATCGTTTCGGAAAAGCTCGCAGTAGTCAACGAATCACTTCCTTCCAATGTAGGAAAACCGACATTGGGACCGCAATCATCCATTTTGGGTGAGATGCTGATCATCGGACTCACGGCCGATTCCACTTCCATGCTCGACCTGCGCACCATTGCCGATTGGACGATCCGTCCGCGCCTGCTCTCAACGGGAGGTGTGGCACAGGTTGCCGTACTGGGTGGCGACTTGAAGGAGTACCAGATACAACTCGACCCGGAAAGGATGCGCCATTACGGAGTGTCTATGGGCGAAGTGATGGCTGTCACCCAAGACATGAACCTCAACGCTAACGGAGGCGTGCTTTATGAATATGGCAACGAGTACATTGTGCGTGGGGTGCTTTCCACCGACAAAGTAGACCAGCTGGGCAATGCAGCGGTGAAGAGCATTAACGGTGTGCCCGTCTTGCTCGAAGACATAGCGGATGTGGCCATAGGTCCGAAAGCTCCAAAGCTGGGAACAGCTTCCGAACGCGGCAAACCTGCCGTGCTGATGACCGTTACCAAACAACCTGCTACCAGTACGCTTGACCTGACTGCCCAATTAGAGGCTGCACTTCAGGACTTGCAAAAGAACTTACCGGCAGATGTAAAGGTGTCCACGGACATCTTCCGACAAAGCCGTTTCATTGAAAGTTCCATCGGAAACGTGAAAAAGTCGCTGTTCGAAGGAGGTATCTTCGTGGTGATTGTCCTCTTCCTGTTCCTTGCCAATGTCAGGACAACTATCATCTCACTGGTTACACTGCCCATCTCACTGATCGTTTCCATACTGACATTGCATTATATGGGAATGACCATCAATACGATGAGCCTTGGCGGTATGGCAATAGCCATCGGATCATTGGTAGACGACGCCATCGTGGATGTGGAAAATGTGTATAAGCGTCTGCGGGAGAATCGCCTGAAACCAGACAGTGAAAGGCTTTCGGTCATCGAGGTCGTATTCAATGCTTCCAAAGAGGTACGTATGCCTATCTTGAACTCGACACTGATCATAGTAGTGAGTTTCGTACCGCTTTTCTTCCTGACAGGAATGGAAGGACGCATGTTAGTTCCGCTGGGCATTGCTTTCATCGTGGCACTGTTTGCCTCCACGGTGGTGGCACTGACGTTAACTCCGGTTCTCTGTTCTTATCTGCTGAAGGGCAAGAAGACAGAAAATTCCTCCTCCGGGAAAAACGGAGAAGCTCCGGTTGCCCGTTGGCTGAAAGGAATCTACTCCAAAACCCTCGTATGGGTGATCCGCCACAAACGGATCACATTGGGAGGAACCATCGCCTTGTTCATCGTGGCATTGGGCTTCTTCTTCACTTTGGGACGTTCTTTCCTGCCGCCTTTCAATGAAGGCTCGTTCACCATCAACATCTCTTCTCTGCCGGGCATCTCACTGGAAGAAAGCGACAAAATGGGGCACCGGGCGGAAATGCTTTTGCTAAGCATCCCCGAGATACAGACCGTGGCACGCAAAACAGGACGTGCGGAATTGGACGAACACGCCCTTGGCGTAAATACTTCGGAGATCGAAGCACCGTTTCAGCTGAAAGACCGTTCAAGAAGCGAACTGGTTGCCGAAGTACGGGAGAAACTCGGAACCATCACCGGAGCAAACATCGAAATCGGACAGCCGATCAGCCATCGTATCGATGCCATGCTGTCGGGTACGAAAGCCAACATCGCCATCAAACTTTTCGGGGACGACCTGAACCGGATGTTCACTTTAGGCAACGAAATAAAAGAAGCGATCGAAGGGATTCCGGGCATTGCCGACCTGAACGTGGAGCAGCAGATTGAACGCCCACAGCTCAAAATCACACCGAAACGTGAGATGCTCGCCAAATATGGCATCACCTTGCCGCAATTCTCGGAATATATCAACGTGGCATTGGCAGGGGAAGTCATCTCACAGGTATATGAAAAAGGAAAAGCGTTCGACCTGATCGTTAAAGTAAAGGATAGCTTCCGGGACGAAGCGGAGAAGATACGCAACCTGATGGTCGATACATCGGATGGCAAGAAAGTGCCTTTGAGCTATGTGGCAGAGGTGGTTTCCGCCATGGGGCCGAATACGATCAGCCGGGAGAACGTGAAACGGAAGATCGTGATATCGGCCAACGTAGCCGACCGTGACCTGCGCAGTGTGGTGAACGACATCCAGGAGAAGATAGATTCTTCCGTGAAACTGCCGGAAGGGTATCACATCGAATATGGTGGACAGTTTGAAAGCGAACAGGCCGCCAGCCGCACCTTGGCGTTGACATCGTTTATGAGTATCATCGTTATTTTCCTGCTACTCTATCATGAGTTCCGCAGCGTGAAAGAATCAGCGGTCATCCTTATCAATCTGCCGTTGGCACTGATCGGGGGAGTGTTCGCACTGGTCGTCACCACCGGAGAAGTCAGTATTCCTGCGATCATCGGATTCATTTCGCTATTCGGAATTGCAACCCGGAACGGAATGCTGCTCATCAGCCATTACAACCATCTGCAACAGGAAGAGGGGTTGAACGTTTACGACAGCGTCATCCAAGGCTCACTCGACCGGTTGAACCCGATCCTGATGACCGCACTTTCCAGTGCTATGGCTTTGATACCGCTGTCTCTTAGCGGTGACCTTCCGGGGAACGAGATACAGAGTCCGATGGCGAAAGTTATCCTGGGCGGTCTGCTCACTTCCACTTTCCTGAACGGATTCATCATTCCGATTGTTTATCTCATGATGCATCCTCGTGATCTTCCGCTTTCCGCGGAGGAAAGTACACCAAGCGATGAATAG